From the genome of Calditrichota bacterium, one region includes:
- the rplK gene encoding 50S ribosomal protein L11 — MAKKIIGTIKLQIPAGNANPSPPVGPALGQHGVNIMEFCKAFNAKTQDKQGLIIPVVITVYADRSFTFITKTPPAAVLLKRAAGLDKGSGEPNREKVGKVTRDQVREIAELKMPDLNAFSVENAMRIIEGTARSMGIIVQD, encoded by the coding sequence ATGGCAAAGAAAATTATTGGAACAATCAAGTTGCAAATTCCGGCGGGTAATGCGAATCCTTCGCCGCCGGTGGGGCCGGCTCTAGGCCAGCATGGCGTCAATATTATGGAATTTTGCAAGGCGTTCAATGCAAAAACTCAGGATAAGCAGGGATTAATCATTCCGGTAGTGATTACCGTTTATGCGGATCGTTCGTTCACTTTTATTACAAAAACACCGCCGGCGGCGGTTTTGTTGAAGCGGGCGGCAGGTTTGGACAAAGGATCCGGCGAGCCCAACCGGGAGAAGGTGGGGAAAGTGACGCGAGACCAGGTTCGTGAAATCGCTGAGTTGAAAATGCCGGATTTAAATGCATTTTCGGTTGAAAATGCGATGCGAATAATCGAAGGCACCGCGCGCAGCATGGGCATTATAGTGCAAGATTAA